The proteins below are encoded in one region of bacterium:
- a CDS encoding MvaI/BcnI family restriction endonuclease: MEREDAIRKLKALEGKDMVSLARQYDVTVWKEDRKNKGWAGHVLERYLGLPINSAQSPNFGSWELKIVPLKRLTNGAIAVKETMAITMIDPYNVANTPFEQSHLLAKLKKAVVCARLYESQNEDRSLLVRVAAFDLNDRAIYEQVRRDYEETRNCILTCGFDCLTGAMGVLVQPRTKGAGHGSTSRAFYARTQFVAKILGIEKG; the protein is encoded by the coding sequence GTGGAAAGAGAAGATGCAATCAGGAAATTGAAAGCGTTGGAAGGCAAGGACATGGTTTCACTTGCAAGGCAATATGATGTCACTGTTTGGAAAGAAGACAGAAAGAACAAGGGATGGGCAGGACATGTTCTTGAACGATATTTGGGCCTCCCAATAAATTCAGCCCAATCGCCTAACTTTGGCTCTTGGGAACTTAAGATTGTTCCACTAAAGCGACTGACGAACGGAGCTATCGCTGTTAAGGAGACAATGGCCATCACTATGATAGACCCTTACAATGTGGCCAATACTCCTTTTGAGCAAAGCCACTTGCTAGCCAAGCTCAAGAAAGCAGTTGTGTGTGCTCGTCTATATGAGTCGCAAAATGAAGACCGATCCTTGTTGGTTCGAGTTGCCGCTTTCGATCTCAATGACAGAGCCATATATGAACAGGTAAGAAGAGACTACGAAGAAACGAGGAACTGCATTTTAACATGTGGCTTTGATTGCCTTACTGGTGCGATGGGTGTATTGGTGCAGCCGAGAACCAAGGGCGCAGGTCACGGAAGCACAAGCAGGGCTTTCTATGCACGAACTCAGTTTGTCGCAAAAATACTTGGAATAGAAAAGGGCTAA
- a CDS encoding site-specific DNA-methyltransferase, with the protein MGRHKGSSAKADSSTGVKPVKYKTSEDIPKFPLMVIESSEYSPNQCVFRNDEFGVWLYHANCIEFMDILVAKYPAGKFDMIFADPPYFLSNGGITCHAGKMVKVDKGQWDKSNGPEMNHEFNLAWLSRCQNVLKPNGTIWVSGTHHIIHSVGYAMQQLGMKILNDITWEKPNPPPNLSCRYFTHSTETIIWAAKTEKSKHLFNYDDMRKMNRGKQMKSVWSFAAPNGEEKEFGKHPTQKPVSLLERIVLASTNEGDLIFDPFSGSSTTGVAAINTHRKFVGTEIESEFIDLSIARLKHAIGSRQSTFEFSR; encoded by the coding sequence ATGGGAAGGCATAAAGGTTCTTCTGCAAAAGCTGATAGCTCAACAGGAGTAAAGCCGGTGAAATACAAAACATCAGAAGATATTCCAAAGTTTCCTTTGATGGTAATAGAGAGTTCCGAATATTCTCCTAACCAGTGCGTTTTTCGAAATGATGAATTTGGCGTTTGGCTTTATCACGCCAATTGCATTGAGTTTATGGATATACTCGTCGCCAAATATCCGGCAGGTAAGTTTGATATGATATTTGCCGACCCGCCATACTTTCTATCGAATGGCGGCATTACCTGTCATGCGGGGAAGATGGTTAAGGTCGACAAGGGGCAGTGGGATAAATCGAATGGGCCGGAGATGAATCATGAATTCAACCTTGCTTGGCTTTCAAGGTGTCAGAATGTCCTAAAACCAAACGGAACAATCTGGGTTTCTGGAACACACCATATAATACACTCTGTCGGTTATGCAATGCAACAGCTGGGGATGAAAATTCTGAATGACATTACTTGGGAGAAGCCAAATCCGCCGCCAAACCTTTCGTGCCGCTATTTTACACATTCAACTGAAACAATCATTTGGGCGGCCAAGACGGAAAAATCAAAACATCTGTTTAACTATGACGATATGCGCAAGATGAATAGAGGCAAGCAGATGAAATCTGTATGGTCTTTCGCTGCGCCTAACGGGGAAGAGAAGGAGTTTGGTAAACATCCTACGCAAAAACCAGTCTCTCTATTGGAAAGGATCGTCCTTGCGTCAACAAATGAAGGAGATTTGATATTCGATCCTTTTTCAGGCAGTTCCACTACTGGTGTCGCCGCAATAAATACCCACCGAAAGTTCGTTGGGACGGAAATAGAGTCCGAATTTATTGATCTGTCTATCGCACGATTGAAGCATGCAATAGGTAGCCGACAATCAACCTTTGAGTTTTCAAGATAA